From the genome of Alosa alosa isolate M-15738 ecotype Scorff River chromosome 20, AALO_Geno_1.1, whole genome shotgun sequence, one region includes:
- the trib1 gene encoding tribbles homolog 1 — MSVQWNVPVPCIRTGRSWHKRVDSDEPVLKCARLSESSSDAGLLGSSPGSPVNLGPLTGTAAHQGPSRICQFLLLPLADRSGVHSALNIETGEELVCKVFDMGIYQEKLRVYDLLPAHRHVAGIREVILGEMKAYVFQEKDYGDMHSYVKSCRRLPEEQAARLFQQVASAVAHCHQAGIVLGDLKLRKFVFTDEKRTHVMLEGLEDCRILSGDDDLVSDTHGCPAYVSPEILSSGGIGGPYSGRQADAWSLGVMLYTMLVGRYPFHDPDPAALFSRIRRGQYCLPEGLSMKARCLLRSLLRRDPAERLTAAEVLIHPWLRPGTDEDADRGGEQEVSSTDQAVPSTDSEPEDSNLFL, encoded by the exons ATGAGCGTGCAGTGGAACGTCCCTGTGCCTTGCATCCGCACGGGTAGGTCGTGGCACAAGCGCGTGGACTCAGACGAGCCGGTATTGAAATGCGCAAGGCTAAGCGAGTCCTCAAGTGACGCTGGGCTTCTCGGCAGCTCTCCAGGATCTCCCGTGAATTTGGGTCCCTTGACAGGCACTGCAGCCCACCAGGGTCCCTCCCGGATCTGTCAGTTCCTGCTGCTACCTTTAGCGGACCGGTCAGGGGTGCATAGCGCACTTAACATTGAGACGGGAGAGGAGCTCGTTTGTAAG GTGTTTGACATGGGTATCTATCAGGAGAAGTTGCGGGTCTACGACCTGCTCCCAGCCCACAGGCACGTCGCAGGGATCCGGGAGGTGATCCTGGGGGAGATGAAGGCCTATGTGTTCCAGGAGAAGGACTACGGGGACATGCACAGCTATGTGAAGAGCTGCAGGAGGCTACCCGAGGAGCAAGCTGCCAGGCTCTTTCAGCAGGTGGCCTCAGCTGTGGCACATTGCCACCAGGCGGGCATCGTCCTCGGAGACCTGAAGCTGCGCAAGTTTGTGTTCACAGATGAGAAGag GACTCATGTGATGTTGGAGGGGCTGGAGGACTGTCGCATCCTGTCGGGCGACGACGACCTCGTGTCCGACACGCACGGCTGCCCCGCCTACGTCAGCCCCGAGATCCTCAGCAGCGGTGGGATCGGCGGCCCGTACTCGGGCCGGCAGGCCGACGCCTGGAGCCTGGGCGTGATGCTCTACACCATGCTGGTGGGCCGCTACCCGTTCCACGACCCGGACCCGGCGGCGCTGTTCTCGCGGATCCGCCGCGGCCAGTACTGCCTGCCCGAGGGCCTGTCCATGAAAGCCAGGTGCCTGCTGCGCAGCCTGCTGAGGAGGGACCCTGCCGAGAGGCTGACCGCCGCCGAGGTGCTCATCCACCCGTGGCTGCGGCCGGGCACCGACGAGGACGCAGACAGAGGGGGGGAACAGGAAGTCAGCTCCACGGATCAGGCAGTGCCCTCAACAGACTCAGAACCAGAGGATAGCAACCTCTTCCTCTAA